From a region of the Mycobacterium sp. SMC-8 genome:
- a CDS encoding ATP-binding protein produces the protein MARERYVLGVSKDGEPFGAERSRPHLAILLRGGRAGLRADLAARYFTETGAVAGGQALTDATLILEGLAATQAPDKLNLRVADHHGTIYIDTGDPNGQVIKVCDGRWSMAPTAPVRFLRNTKLTGAMPAPSSRGDVTKLWEFVNVAVEDRPVLLAFLVAALVQCDVPHPVLALFGEQGSAKTTSTRSLVELIDPSPAPFRQAPRDADSWAVAASGSWVVALDNLSAIPPWLSDSLCRAATGDAMVKRSLYTDADLAVIKFRRCVIINGIDVGAIRPDLAERLAIVELRRIDPRMRQSEAEMRQRWETALPGIFGGLLDLAASVHHRLDTIKVEDSPRMADFCRTLAAVDEILSTNGVRRYMSRANQLSEDSLSVDPFIEQLRSRTLEPAVGQSGSDLLMLLTPVNDDWQRPRDWPKNGRDVSGLLRRHAPALRNLGWVIEDDGARNRRNVLLWTIYPPYKDVVAQRASQPSRLSLTQISENANFDRSQQKVLNADAKAGEGRTAAAS, from the coding sequence ATGGCCCGGGAACGCTATGTTCTCGGAGTCTCAAAGGACGGCGAACCTTTTGGCGCCGAACGCAGTCGACCCCACCTCGCGATACTCCTGCGTGGTGGGAGGGCTGGCCTACGGGCAGATCTCGCCGCTCGCTACTTCACCGAGACCGGTGCGGTCGCCGGGGGCCAAGCACTTACCGACGCCACACTGATTTTGGAAGGTCTGGCGGCCACGCAGGCACCCGACAAGTTGAACCTACGCGTTGCCGACCACCACGGGACGATCTACATCGACACCGGAGATCCAAACGGTCAAGTAATCAAAGTCTGCGACGGAAGGTGGTCGATGGCTCCCACTGCGCCGGTGCGGTTCCTCCGAAATACGAAGCTGACGGGGGCGATGCCGGCACCAAGCTCCCGCGGGGATGTGACGAAGCTCTGGGAGTTCGTCAATGTCGCCGTTGAGGACCGCCCAGTTCTTCTCGCGTTCCTAGTAGCTGCTTTGGTTCAGTGCGACGTCCCGCATCCGGTACTAGCCCTGTTTGGCGAGCAAGGTAGCGCTAAAACGACATCGACACGGAGCTTGGTCGAACTCATCGATCCTTCGCCCGCCCCCTTTCGTCAGGCGCCGCGGGACGCGGACTCATGGGCGGTTGCCGCGTCTGGATCGTGGGTCGTTGCTCTGGACAACCTGTCGGCCATCCCGCCGTGGCTGTCGGACTCTTTATGCCGCGCTGCGACAGGCGACGCCATGGTGAAACGGTCTCTATATACCGATGCCGATCTGGCTGTCATCAAGTTTCGTCGATGCGTGATTATCAACGGAATCGACGTCGGCGCCATCCGACCCGATCTGGCAGAGCGGCTAGCGATCGTCGAGCTGCGACGCATCGACCCCAGAATGCGACAGTCAGAGGCCGAGATGCGACAGCGGTGGGAAACAGCTCTACCAGGTATTTTTGGCGGACTACTTGACTTGGCTGCCTCCGTTCACCATCGGTTGGATACCATCAAAGTTGAGGACTCGCCCAGGATGGCGGACTTCTGTCGCACGCTGGCGGCCGTGGACGAGATCTTGTCGACTAATGGCGTACGCCGGTACATGTCGCGCGCCAATCAGTTGTCTGAGGACAGTTTGTCCGTCGACCCGTTTATCGAACAGCTTCGCTCGCGGACATTAGAACCTGCTGTTGGTCAATCCGGCAGTGATTTGCTGATGCTGCTCACACCGGTCAACGACGACTGGCAACGACCGAGGGACTGGCCGAAGAACGGTCGCGACGTTTCTGGGCTGCTGCGTAGGCACGCACCCGCTCTACGCAACCTCGGATGGGTGATCGAAGATGATGGCGCGCGCAACCGCAGGAACGTACTGCTGTGGACAATCTATCCGCCGTACAAAGATGTTGTGGCTCAGCGAGCCTCGCAACCCTCGCGTCTCTCGCTTACGCAGATCAGCGAGAACGCGAACTTCGACCGGAGTCAGCAGAAAGTTTTGAATGCCGACGCGAAGGCTGGCGAGGGTCGCACGGCGGCAGCGTCGTGA
- a CDS encoding IS1380 family transposase, giving the protein MQLSHTRPVAAARFDDPNLVSCAGLVPITALAQECGLAALADEHLTVPTDKGSNAGAKVSALVAGMVAGADSIDDMRLLRHGAMRTVFDRPYAPSTLGSFLREFSFGHVRQLDAIAARVLASLHERTPVLAGIDGPVLVDLDDTIIEVHGYSKQGSGYGYSGVRGLNALLATVTTGQCAPVIAAQRLRKGSCGSPRGAARMISDTLSTVTRLRSPEATSKPLVRADSAFYGHRSVGAALRGGAEVSITVPLDSKVKAAIAAINDDAWTSIEYTDAVYDENTGQWISRAEVAEIGFTAFSSKKTHQQVPGRLVVRRIPDLNPTSDGQATLFDTWRFHAFFTTTDLDTVTADKTHRGHAIIEQVHADLKASALAHLPSGRFSANSAWLVLAVIAFNLTRAAATLTGPTLAKARTATIRRTLITVPARIASSARRLTLHLPRNWPWEHAWNLLFGNLFGRYQPLTA; this is encoded by the coding sequence ATGCAACTATCTCACACTCGGCCCGTCGCGGCGGCCCGCTTCGATGATCCGAACCTGGTGTCGTGCGCCGGACTGGTCCCGATCACCGCGTTGGCGCAAGAATGCGGTCTGGCCGCGTTGGCTGATGAGCACCTCACGGTGCCCACGGACAAGGGCTCCAACGCGGGGGCGAAGGTGAGCGCGCTGGTCGCGGGGATGGTCGCTGGCGCGGACAGCATCGACGATATGCGCCTGCTGCGCCACGGCGCGATGCGCACGGTGTTCGACCGTCCGTATGCACCCTCGACGCTGGGCTCGTTCCTGCGGGAATTCAGCTTCGGCCACGTCCGCCAACTCGACGCCATCGCGGCGCGGGTGCTGGCGAGCCTGCACGAACGCACCCCGGTGCTGGCCGGCATCGACGGCCCCGTGCTGGTCGATCTCGACGACACCATCATCGAAGTCCACGGCTACAGCAAGCAAGGATCCGGTTACGGCTACTCCGGAGTCCGGGGTCTCAACGCCCTGCTGGCCACGGTCACCACCGGTCAGTGTGCTCCGGTGATCGCCGCCCAACGCCTGCGCAAAGGCTCGTGTGGCTCCCCACGCGGAGCTGCCCGCATGATCAGCGACACCCTGTCCACTGTGACACGGCTGCGCTCACCCGAGGCCACCAGCAAGCCGCTGGTCCGCGCCGATTCGGCGTTCTACGGTCACCGCAGCGTGGGCGCGGCGCTGCGCGGTGGCGCCGAGGTGTCGATCACCGTGCCCCTGGACTCGAAAGTCAAGGCTGCGATCGCGGCCATCAACGATGATGCGTGGACCTCGATCGAGTACACCGACGCCGTCTACGACGAAAACACCGGCCAATGGATCTCCCGGGCCGAGGTCGCCGAGATCGGATTCACCGCGTTCAGCTCCAAGAAAACCCACCAGCAGGTCCCGGGCCGCTTGGTGGTACGCCGCATCCCCGACCTGAACCCCACCAGCGATGGACAGGCCACCCTGTTCGACACCTGGCGGTTTCACGCCTTCTTTACGACCACCGATCTGGACACCGTCACCGCCGACAAGACTCACCGCGGCCACGCGATCATCGAACAGGTCCACGCCGACCTGAAAGCCTCCGCGCTGGCCCATCTACCGTCAGGCCGGTTCTCGGCCAATAGTGCATGGTTGGTGCTGGCGGTCATCGCGTTCAACCTCACCCGCGCCGCGGCCACCCTCACCGGCCCCACGCTGGCCAAGGCCCGCACCGCCACCATCCGCCGCACGCTGATCACCGTGCCCGCACGCATCGCCTCCTCGGCACGACGGCTGACGTTGCACCTGCCGCGCAACTGGCCCTGGGAACACGCATGGAACTTGCTGTTCGGCAACCTCTTCGGCCGATATCAGCCGCTCACGGCCTAA
- a CDS encoding IS1380 family transposase has product MKRSAVRSLLVDSGRESLVSSAGGLLLARTLHVSGLEKAMSEVLKRWRAPRTLHDPAKVLTDVAIAVALGGDCAADIAVVRAQPELFGAVASDATVSRLIATLAGDVDAAVAAIRAARAAARAHIWRRQQPLAGTSGSQVIVDLDATLVTAHSDKQGATPTFKYGYGFHPMLAFVDHGSHGSGEALVGLLRPGSAGSNSAADHISVLDAALAQLPEPERARVLVRTDTGGGVKDFLHHITDLGLQYSVGFYGMPPIVEALRRVPRRAWRAALDGDGTPREGAQVAELTRYLPDTLKGWPAGMRVIARRERPHPGAQLRLTDDNGWRITCFATNTRGWSICDLEVRHRQRARAEDRIRNLKDTGLTNLPFHGFAQNQIWLEITLLAADLLVWTQVLAFTGHPARGWEPKRLRLRLLAVAGRIITSGRRRYLRLPRGWPWSDLIEFGWTALQPT; this is encoded by the coding sequence GTGAAGCGTAGCGCGGTTCGTTCTCTGCTGGTGGATTCAGGTCGCGAGTCGTTGGTCTCGTCGGCCGGCGGGCTGCTGTTGGCTCGGACGCTGCACGTCTCGGGACTGGAAAAGGCCATGTCAGAGGTCTTGAAGCGGTGGCGGGCACCACGAACCCTGCACGACCCGGCCAAGGTGCTCACCGATGTCGCGATCGCGGTGGCACTCGGCGGTGACTGTGCCGCCGATATCGCGGTGGTGCGTGCTCAGCCCGAGCTGTTCGGGGCGGTGGCCTCCGATGCCACCGTGTCACGTCTGATCGCCACGCTGGCCGGCGACGTCGATGCCGCCGTTGCGGCGATCCGCGCGGCCCGGGCAGCAGCCCGCGCGCACATATGGCGGCGCCAGCAACCGCTGGCCGGTACCTCAGGCAGCCAGGTCATCGTCGATCTGGACGCCACCCTGGTGACCGCCCACAGCGACAAACAGGGCGCCACCCCAACCTTCAAGTACGGATACGGGTTTCATCCCATGCTCGCCTTCGTCGACCACGGCAGCCACGGATCCGGTGAAGCCCTGGTCGGGTTGCTGCGACCCGGCTCAGCCGGCTCCAACAGCGCTGCTGACCACATCAGTGTCCTGGATGCCGCGTTGGCCCAACTGCCCGAACCCGAACGGGCCCGGGTGCTGGTGCGCACCGACACCGGTGGCGGGGTCAAGGACTTCCTGCACCACATCACCGACCTGGGACTGCAGTACTCAGTCGGGTTCTACGGCATGCCCCCGATCGTCGAAGCGCTGCGCCGGGTCCCGCGGCGGGCGTGGCGGGCTGCCCTCGACGGCGACGGCACACCACGCGAGGGCGCCCAGGTCGCTGAGTTGACCCGCTACCTGCCCGACACGCTGAAAGGCTGGCCGGCAGGGATGCGGGTCATCGCCCGCCGAGAACGTCCCCATCCCGGCGCGCAGTTGCGCCTGACCGATGACAACGGGTGGCGGATCACGTGCTTTGCGACCAACACCCGCGGTTGGTCGATCTGCGATCTCGAAGTCCGGCACCGTCAACGCGCCCGCGCGGAAGACCGCATCCGCAACCTCAAAGACACCGGACTGACCAACCTGCCGTTTCACGGGTTCGCCCAGAATCAGATCTGGCTGGAGATCACCCTGCTGGCCGCTGACCTGCTGGTCTGGACCCAAGTCCTGGCCTTCACCGGCCACCCGGCCAGAGGCTGGGAACCCAAACGACTACGCCTGCGCCTGCTTGCCGTCGCCGGACGCATCATCACCTCAGGGCGTCGCCGCTACCTACGGCTGCCAAGAGGCTGGCCGTGGAGCGACCTCATCGAATTCGGCTGGACCGCACTGCAACCCACCTAA
- a CDS encoding class I SAM-dependent methyltransferase, with protein MAVRGERILAAALAAAGRRRFRNRIAGQAARYWSAPTGSAWEANSHWRNGIGDQAWLEVGDDHWKIYETFARALNSPSPNTVMEWGAGGGANAVAFAPHAQRFIAADISQENLDECVRQVRATCTTPVETRRIDLACPEQATVGLAGSCDVFLCLYVIELTTGANAVRAILKIARTVLAPGGTALVQIKYHTSDRRTRGFAGTAYDRNFASTTTFTIEEFWNLAAECGLTPRLITLVPENRLDSRYAYYALTIPAAVQPAPPDERLLDVKYTEFAATFNADVADAERRAARGNYISRREVETTVDD; from the coding sequence GTGGCAGTGCGAGGCGAGCGAATCCTGGCAGCAGCGCTGGCAGCAGCGGGAAGGCGGCGATTCCGGAACCGGATCGCCGGGCAAGCCGCCCGCTACTGGTCTGCGCCCACAGGATCGGCCTGGGAAGCGAATTCACACTGGCGCAACGGAATCGGCGATCAAGCCTGGCTGGAGGTTGGTGACGACCACTGGAAGATCTATGAAACCTTCGCCCGAGCCCTTAATTCGCCCAGCCCGAACACGGTGATGGAGTGGGGCGCCGGCGGCGGGGCAAACGCCGTGGCTTTCGCCCCCCATGCGCAGCGCTTCATCGCCGCCGACATCTCCCAAGAAAACCTCGACGAATGCGTCCGACAAGTCCGCGCAACGTGCACGACACCCGTCGAGACACGGCGCATCGACCTCGCCTGCCCCGAACAAGCCACCGTCGGATTGGCGGGCAGCTGCGATGTCTTCCTGTGTCTATACGTGATCGAGCTAACGACGGGCGCGAACGCGGTACGGGCCATCCTTAAAATCGCCCGCACCGTGTTGGCCCCCGGAGGCACGGCGCTGGTCCAAATCAAGTACCACACCAGCGATCGTCGGACCCGCGGCTTCGCCGGGACAGCCTACGACCGAAATTTCGCATCGACCACCACCTTCACCATCGAAGAGTTTTGGAACCTGGCGGCAGAGTGCGGCCTCACCCCACGGCTAATCACCTTGGTGCCGGAAAACCGTCTCGACAGCCGCTACGCCTACTACGCCCTCACAATTCCAGCCGCCGTGCAACCCGCGCCGCCTGACGAGCGCCTGCTCGACGTCAAGTACACAGAGTTCGCCGCCACGTTCAACGCTGACGTCGCCGACGCAGAGAGGCGCGCGGCGCGCGGCAACTACATAAGCCGCCGTGAGGTCGAAACAACCGTCGACGACTGA
- a CDS encoding AAA family ATPase, with protein sequence MARSDLVIDLVEAQQRGDVARFRMLVEAIIAEERNNQHHLVADRLSELITTAGARSLLARDDTARQVADLVTEIVPKRRLSEVHLAPAVTAAVTEIIEEHHRSELLRSHGLEPRNRILLEGPPGNGKTSLAEALAAELMVPFYAVRYEGVVSSFLGETTSRIDHVFEFARTRRCVLFFDEFDTIAKERSDAHETGEIKRVVSTLLLQIDRLPSHVVAVCATNHGELLDRAAWRRFQVRLTLPPPSRIQATAFLEQLRMRLGGNLGMAPRTLADKLAGASYADIEEFALDVMRRYVLSLPDGRVEDVVRERLKQRNAMREM encoded by the coding sequence ATGGCGAGGTCTGACCTGGTGATTGATCTGGTCGAGGCGCAGCAGCGTGGCGACGTCGCCCGCTTTCGCATGCTGGTGGAGGCGATCATCGCCGAGGAGCGCAACAATCAGCACCATCTTGTGGCTGATCGTCTGTCCGAATTGATCACCACTGCCGGTGCTCGCAGCCTGCTCGCCCGTGATGACACCGCCCGCCAGGTCGCTGATCTGGTCACCGAAATTGTGCCTAAGCGGCGATTGTCAGAGGTGCATCTGGCGCCTGCCGTCACGGCGGCGGTGACCGAGATCATCGAGGAGCATCACCGTAGCGAGCTTCTCCGCAGCCACGGCCTGGAACCGCGTAACCGCATCCTTTTGGAAGGTCCGCCTGGTAACGGTAAAACCTCGCTTGCTGAAGCATTGGCAGCGGAGCTGATGGTGCCGTTCTACGCCGTGCGTTACGAGGGAGTTGTATCTAGCTTTCTCGGAGAGACAACGAGTCGAATCGATCACGTTTTCGAGTTCGCAAGGACTCGGCGCTGCGTGCTCTTTTTCGACGAGTTCGACACCATCGCAAAGGAGCGCTCCGACGCGCACGAAACCGGCGAAATCAAGCGCGTCGTTTCGACGTTGCTCCTACAGATCGATCGCTTGCCCTCCCACGTCGTCGCCGTCTGCGCGACCAACCATGGCGAACTGCTCGACCGCGCGGCGTGGCGCCGCTTTCAGGTGCGTTTAACACTGCCTCCCCCGTCGCGCATACAGGCCACGGCTTTTCTCGAGCAGCTGCGTATGCGGCTCGGCGGGAACCTCGGTATGGCGCCGCGCACCCTCGCCGACAAGCTTGCGGGCGCCAGCTACGCCGACATTGAGGAGTTCGCGCTGGATGTCATGCGGCGCTATGTGTTGTCGCTACCCGATGGCCGTGTCGAGGATGTGGTGCGCGAACGGCTCAAGCAGCGCAACGCCATGAGGGAGATGTGA
- a CDS encoding S8 family peptidase encodes MDGDTSEADPELVVVFDLAAPVAEFARAAARVPGLEFLLEVDGDEFAADDDFHAVRDGEPSDDAVTDSLYVVMSNSQAVVELLTLFARWQENRDAAMPFGLAPLREVFSLLREVRRWGPQDRVRETGLLERWREDVAVVGQSATTARVEVELWFRRDAARRAVAETTVRELITAAGGQVITQSTLTGIGYHAILADIPYSQVEAVLDRGPDAIALLTTDTIMYVSPARPMTIPSAAPSDEPVEPEVFSVKPTDRRPRIALLDGLPMAGHIALSERLIIDDPDQIAASYTASQMQHGTAMASLICHGDLNAPGRSTQRRVYVRPIMQPHPFSGQGETVLRDRLLVDLIHEAFRRLFERHGQHDPAAPSVRIVNLSIGDPIQMFVRRISPLAKLLDWLAHTYNVLILVSAGNHPIDADIPAAALLDVSELRRAVGTAMYAQARRRRLLSPAEAVNVISVGALHADAATTPTSDTVLDTADAGMPALYSPVGFGHRNSVKPEILLPGGRSLHQRPPSAEGTTTLYPAETTITGPGMRVAAPGHGGALNGTAYLHGTSNATALATRTADHIFDVLEALQSADGEPPFATAEYHPVLAKALLVHAASWGAMREGLTRTIDGGADLNRRDISQLLGYGAIDAERIVTAATNRVLLLGAGSIAADQRQTFALPLPTSLAATTDWRRLTITLAWLSPVNTATRRHRMARLSFEPPRQPLGVERLEAEARVSRNGTVQHEILEGQRAVVFTASDALEINVDCRVDAGRLAAPIRYALAATLEVAPTIRADIHQDVRQQLQTRLRTRTR; translated from the coding sequence GTGGACGGTGACACCAGTGAAGCCGATCCCGAGCTTGTGGTGGTCTTCGACCTCGCAGCGCCCGTAGCCGAGTTCGCGCGAGCCGCAGCCCGTGTGCCCGGCCTGGAGTTCCTCCTCGAAGTTGATGGCGACGAGTTCGCAGCCGACGACGACTTCCACGCCGTACGCGATGGCGAACCGAGCGACGATGCCGTGACCGACAGTCTCTATGTTGTGATGTCGAACAGCCAGGCCGTCGTTGAGCTCCTCACCCTCTTCGCGCGATGGCAGGAGAACCGCGATGCAGCAATGCCTTTCGGGTTAGCGCCCTTACGCGAGGTCTTTTCGCTGTTGCGCGAGGTGAGGCGCTGGGGACCCCAAGATCGGGTCCGCGAGACCGGTCTGCTGGAGCGCTGGCGCGAAGACGTCGCCGTCGTGGGACAGTCAGCCACCACGGCCCGCGTCGAAGTCGAGCTGTGGTTCCGCCGCGATGCCGCCCGCCGGGCGGTTGCCGAAACGACTGTACGGGAACTCATCACCGCAGCCGGCGGCCAAGTCATCACTCAATCGACACTCACCGGCATCGGCTATCACGCCATTCTCGCTGATATCCCCTACAGTCAGGTCGAAGCGGTCCTTGATCGCGGGCCCGACGCGATCGCACTGTTGACCACCGACACCATCATGTATGTGTCCCCGGCACGGCCGATGACCATTCCGTCAGCAGCGCCCTCCGACGAACCTGTTGAACCCGAAGTGTTTTCGGTGAAGCCCACCGACCGACGTCCACGGATCGCCCTGCTCGATGGCCTGCCGATGGCCGGTCACATCGCCCTCTCCGAACGACTGATCATCGACGATCCTGACCAGATCGCTGCGTCCTATACCGCATCACAGATGCAGCACGGCACCGCCATGGCGTCGCTGATTTGCCACGGCGACCTCAACGCTCCCGGCAGATCAACACAGCGCCGCGTGTACGTGCGGCCGATCATGCAGCCACACCCATTCAGTGGCCAAGGCGAGACCGTGCTGAGGGACCGGCTATTAGTCGACCTCATCCACGAAGCCTTTCGACGCCTGTTCGAGCGACACGGCCAACACGATCCTGCGGCTCCCAGCGTGAGAATCGTGAACTTGTCCATCGGCGACCCCATCCAGATGTTCGTGCGCCGCATCAGCCCCCTAGCGAAATTGTTGGACTGGCTCGCCCACACGTACAACGTGCTCATCCTGGTCAGCGCGGGCAACCATCCCATTGACGCCGACATCCCCGCAGCAGCGCTGCTCGATGTATCCGAACTACGGCGCGCGGTGGGCACCGCCATGTACGCGCAGGCGCGCCGTCGACGACTCCTCTCCCCCGCTGAGGCAGTGAACGTCATCTCCGTGGGAGCCCTGCATGCAGACGCCGCGACCACCCCAACCAGCGACACGGTGCTCGACACCGCCGACGCGGGAATGCCCGCGCTCTACAGTCCCGTGGGTTTCGGCCACCGCAACTCGGTAAAGCCGGAAATACTGCTGCCCGGCGGTCGAAGTCTGCACCAGCGTCCGCCTTCGGCCGAAGGAACCACGACCTTGTATCCGGCGGAAACAACGATCACCGGCCCCGGTATGCGCGTCGCCGCACCCGGACACGGCGGCGCGCTCAACGGAACGGCCTATCTGCACGGAACCAGCAACGCCACCGCCCTCGCGACGCGCACCGCCGACCACATCTTCGATGTGCTCGAAGCCCTACAGTCCGCCGACGGCGAACCACCGTTCGCCACCGCCGAATACCATCCTGTGCTTGCCAAGGCTTTGCTTGTTCACGCCGCATCCTGGGGCGCCATGCGCGAGGGGCTGACCCGCACAATAGACGGCGGCGCCGATCTCAACCGTCGTGACATCTCTCAGCTACTTGGCTACGGCGCCATCGACGCCGAACGGATCGTCACAGCCGCGACCAACAGAGTCCTCCTCCTCGGCGCCGGGTCCATCGCAGCCGACCAACGCCAGACATTTGCACTGCCTCTGCCGACCAGCCTGGCTGCGACGACCGACTGGCGACGGCTGACGATAACCCTGGCCTGGCTTTCCCCGGTCAACACAGCGACGCGCCGACATCGTATGGCCCGCTTATCTTTCGAGCCGCCGCGTCAGCCTCTGGGAGTCGAGCGCCTGGAAGCTGAAGCGCGCGTGTCCCGCAACGGTACGGTTCAACACGAGATTCTTGAAGGTCAGCGGGCCGTCGTGTTCACTGCCAGCGATGCGCTGGAGATCAACGTCGACTGTCGCGTCGACGCAGGACGCCTGGCGGCACCAATTCGCTACGCACTGGCGGCGACACTTGAAGTTGCCCCAACCATCCGTGCTGATATCCACCAGGACGTTCGTCAACAACTGCAAACACGACTCCGCACCAGGACACGGTGA
- a CDS encoding pyridoxamine 5'-phosphate oxidase family protein, whose amino-acid sequence MTDLATVENSIRRRSFGTLSTLDSSGNPHATAVTYAAAGEGTNLTLYITTRTTNVKVKNIRRRPQVAFVIPVPHRFLPMMPPAAVQFAGSAEILNHENADARGAFHADWFLRRILAAEERIVAQRAELCFIAVRPRRWLSTYGIGMSVLDIVRHPGDAIGRADLTGGN is encoded by the coding sequence GTGACCGACCTCGCCACTGTCGAAAATTCGATTCGACGACGGTCGTTCGGCACCCTGTCGACGCTCGATAGCAGCGGCAACCCCCACGCGACGGCCGTCACGTACGCAGCGGCCGGTGAAGGCACAAACCTGACGTTGTACATCACGACCCGTACTACGAACGTCAAGGTTAAAAACATTCGACGACGACCACAGGTAGCCTTCGTCATTCCCGTGCCGCACCGCTTTCTCCCCATGATGCCGCCGGCAGCTGTGCAGTTTGCGGGGTCGGCCGAAATACTGAACCACGAAAACGCCGACGCGCGAGGGGCATTCCATGCGGACTGGTTTCTCCGTCGCATTCTCGCCGCCGAGGAGCGCATCGTCGCTCAGCGTGCTGAGCTGTGCTTCATCGCGGTCCGGCCGAGGCGATGGTTATCCACCTACGGCATCGGAATGTCGGTCCTCGACATCGTGCGTCATCCGGGCGACGCCATCGGGCGGGCAGACCTGACGGGCGGAAACTAG
- a CDS encoding metal-sensitive transcriptional regulator codes for MTHADNTRHCPSTGTTHHGYITDKDKYLKRLKRIEGQARGISRMIEEERYCIDILTQTDALTKALQGVALALLDDHLRHCVRDAAATGGPAADAKLTEASEAIARLVRS; via the coding sequence ATGACCCACGCCGACAACACCAGGCACTGCCCCTCAACAGGCACCACCCACCACGGCTACATCACCGATAAAGACAAATACCTCAAGCGGTTGAAGCGCATCGAAGGCCAAGCCCGCGGCATCAGCAGAATGATCGAAGAGGAGCGGTACTGCATCGACATCCTGACCCAAACAGACGCGCTCACCAAAGCCCTCCAAGGCGTCGCGCTGGCACTGCTTGACGACCATCTTCGCCACTGCGTCCGTGACGCCGCCGCCACCGGCGGACCGGCCGCTGACGCCAAACTCACAGAAGCCTCTGAAGCCATCGCCCGCTTGGTGCGTTCCTAA
- a CDS encoding YHS domain-containing protein, translating into MSENQNRTSACCCSGAADKIDTSPIDPTARNLLDLGSQNETTCPVMPGTPVNKTVAEAAGLFRDYRGRRYWFCCKGCGPRFDRDPDKYAAVA; encoded by the coding sequence ATGTCCGAGAATCAGAACCGCACGTCAGCCTGCTGCTGCAGCGGCGCAGCCGACAAAATCGATACCTCACCCATCGACCCTACGGCGAGGAACCTGCTTGACCTCGGATCGCAGAACGAGACCACCTGCCCCGTGATGCCCGGCACGCCGGTGAACAAGACGGTCGCCGAAGCGGCGGGACTATTCCGTGACTATCGCGGTCGGCGTTACTGGTTCTGCTGCAAGGGATGCGGACCACGCTTCGACCGCGACCCCGACAAGTATGCCGCCGTCGCATGA